A single region of the Thermococcus paralvinellae genome encodes:
- a CDS encoding ferredoxin, translating to MKVKVDKDTCIGCGVCASICPDVFEMDDDGKAKTLVEETDLECAKEAAESCPTGAIIIEE from the coding sequence ATGAAGGTTAAGGTCGATAAGGACACATGCATTGGATGTGGAGTTTGTGCAAGCATCTGCCCAGATGTTTTTGAAATGGATGACGATGGAAAGGCTAAGACTCTTGTAGAAGAGACAGACCTCGAGTGTGCAAAAGAAGCAGCTGAGAGCTGCCCAACAGGAGCAATTATCATTGAGGAGTGA
- a CDS encoding ferredoxin codes for MAKWKVWVDRDVCIGDAICASLCPDVFEMDDEGKSFAKIELIDESLYDCAKEAAEACPVSCIHIEQIE; via the coding sequence ATGGCCAAGTGGAAAGTTTGGGTTGATAGGGATGTTTGTATTGGGGATGCTATCTGTGCAAGCCTCTGTCCAGATGTCTTTGAAATGGATGATGAAGGAAAGAGCTTTGCAAAGATTGAACTAATTGATGAGAGCTTGTATGATTGTGCCAAAGAAGCAGCTGAGGCATGTCCAGTCAGCTGTATTCACATTGAGCAAATAGAGTGA
- a CDS encoding ATPase — protein MLKIVGDNFIKRYRLEQSIEALEKVRGEISEQSYERLKALVEYRLFGKEFDRTPIDEKIVVAFSAGSDSTATVKILRWAGFEVIPVMARLPQIREPVLLNAQSYGAVFVEIPNYMEVISEQIKKGAPICGKCHSMIMEAVKDYAKKEGIKIVASGDLLSVGSISIYSEGEVVKLNFPAFLAIDKREAINILGRKYALGFGCSLWKSAAHKSPILKRFAIQRVLRELRAGAIDEDIARKLIFDILRK, from the coding sequence TTGCTTAAAATAGTTGGGGATAATTTCATAAAGCGTTACAGACTGGAGCAATCCATTGAAGCCCTTGAAAAAGTTAGGGGAGAGATTAGTGAGCAAAGCTATGAAAGATTGAAAGCATTAGTTGAGTATAGGCTTTTTGGCAAAGAATTTGATAGAACTCCTATTGACGAAAAAATAGTGGTTGCGTTTTCCGCTGGTAGCGACAGCACTGCAACAGTAAAAATTCTTAGATGGGCAGGCTTTGAAGTAATTCCAGTTATGGCGAGGCTACCTCAAATAAGAGAACCTGTTCTCTTGAATGCTCAATCTTATGGTGCTGTTTTTGTTGAGATTCCCAATTATATGGAAGTAATAAGTGAGCAAATCAAGAAAGGTGCTCCAATCTGTGGTAAATGTCACTCAATGATAATGGAAGCTGTTAAAGATTATGCAAAGAAAGAGGGGATTAAAATAGTAGCTTCTGGAGATCTGCTAAGTGTGGGAAGCATTTCAATATACTCGGAAGGAGAAGTGGTTAAGTTAAACTTTCCAGCTTTTCTTGCTATTGATAAGAGAGAAGCAATAAACATCTTAGGGAGGAAATATGCTCTTGGATTCGGATGTTCTCTTTGGAAATCAGCTGCTCATAAATCGCCAATTTTAAAGAGATTTGCTATTCAGCGAGTTTTAAGAGAATTGAGAGCTGGGGCAATAGATGAGGATATTGCAAGAAAACTTATATTTGACATATTGAGGAAATGA
- a CDS encoding creatininase family protein, translating to MRMEKLTWDEFNEIRKKVDTVILPIGSVEAHGKHLPLGTDVFAPVEIAKRVEAKLKEKGKEILIAPPIWYGHSFVLNIFPGTINVKADTLRRYVRDVMEEFAEEGFRRIILLNGHGGNYYPLVEASEEVAEKYDVEIWLINWWIDFREDILSICSSQGHAGEDETSVILAIKPELVKMEKAEGKKRTSKVRIIRKDIALELFPNGVNDNPKGATKEKGEAILDVVSEKIARLILER from the coding sequence ATGCGCATGGAAAAATTAACATGGGATGAGTTTAATGAAATTAGAAAGAAAGTTGACACTGTAATTCTTCCAATCGGCAGTGTTGAAGCTCATGGGAAACATTTACCTCTCGGAACTGATGTATTCGCTCCAGTTGAGATAGCGAAAAGGGTTGAAGCTAAGCTGAAAGAAAAGGGAAAAGAAATTTTAATTGCTCCTCCAATCTGGTATGGACACAGTTTTGTCCTCAATATTTTTCCGGGAACTATAAATGTTAAGGCTGATACTTTGAGGAGATATGTTCGTGATGTTATGGAAGAGTTTGCAGAAGAGGGATTCAGAAGAATTATCTTGCTAAATGGACATGGTGGAAACTATTATCCGCTTGTTGAAGCTAGCGAAGAAGTAGCTGAGAAATACGATGTTGAAATCTGGCTTATAAATTGGTGGATCGACTTTAGGGAAGACATTCTAAGCATATGCTCTTCTCAAGGGCATGCTGGGGAAGATGAGACCTCTGTTATTTTGGCAATAAAGCCTGAACTGGTTAAGATGGAAAAAGCTGAGGGTAAGAAGAGAACTTCAAAAGTCAGAATAATTAGGAAGGATATTGCCCTCGAGTTGTTTCCAAACGGTGTAAATGACAATCCCAAAGGAGCTACAAAAGAAAAAGGTGAGGCAATCTTAGATGTTGTTAGTGAAAAGATTGCTCGTCTTATATTGGAGCGTTGA
- a CDS encoding glycosyltransferase family 4 protein, producing the protein MRIALVSDWYYPKIGGVASHMHHLALKLREMGHEVAIVTNNRETGKEKELEENGIELIKIPGVVSPILEVNISYSLKSTKELNEFLSDFDVVHSHHAFTPLALKAAKAGREMGKATILTTHSISFAHESKLWEALGLTFPMFSNYLRYPHKIIAVSKAAKAFIEHFTDTPIEIIPNGVDDKLFTPNWNKEEIKAEFGIEGKVVLYVSRMSYRKGPHILINAFSEIEDATLVMVGSGEMLPFLRAQVKFLRIEDKVKFLGYVDNKMLPRIFGMADIFVLPSITAEAFGIVILEAMASGLPVIATNVGGIPEIIRESESGLLVPPGNELELRKAIQKLLINEDLREWFGSNGRKAVEERYSWDKVAKRIEKTYEEILSKI; encoded by the coding sequence ATGAGAATAGCTCTTGTTAGCGACTGGTATTATCCAAAAATCGGTGGTGTTGCAAGTCATATGCACCATTTAGCATTAAAACTTAGAGAAATGGGGCATGAAGTTGCTATCGTTACCAACAACAGAGAAACTGGAAAGGAAAAAGAATTAGAAGAGAATGGGATTGAACTCATAAAAATCCCAGGTGTTGTGAGCCCAATCCTTGAAGTGAATATTTCCTATAGCCTAAAATCGACAAAAGAACTCAATGAGTTCTTAAGCGATTTTGATGTCGTTCACTCCCATCATGCATTCACGCCCTTAGCTTTAAAGGCGGCAAAAGCTGGAAGAGAGATGGGAAAAGCGACAATACTAACAACTCACAGTATTTCTTTTGCTCATGAATCAAAGCTCTGGGAAGCTTTGGGTTTGACGTTCCCCATGTTCAGCAATTACTTAAGGTACCCTCATAAGATAATTGCAGTTAGCAAGGCTGCCAAAGCGTTTATAGAACATTTTACGGATACTCCGATAGAAATTATTCCAAATGGAGTTGATGATAAACTTTTCACACCAAACTGGAATAAAGAAGAAATTAAAGCTGAGTTTGGAATTGAAGGGAAGGTTGTCCTATATGTAAGCAGGATGAGTTACCGAAAAGGACCACATATTCTTATCAATGCCTTCTCAGAAATTGAAGATGCAACTTTGGTTATGGTGGGCTCTGGAGAAATGCTTCCATTTTTAAGAGCACAGGTAAAATTTTTGAGAATTGAAGATAAGGTTAAATTCTTAGGGTATGTAGACAATAAGATGCTACCAAGGATTTTTGGGATGGCGGATATATTTGTTCTCCCTTCAATAACAGCTGAGGCATTTGGAATTGTTATACTGGAAGCCATGGCATCAGGTTTGCCTGTTATTGCAACAAATGTTGGGGGAATTCCTGAAATTATAAGGGAGAGCGAAAGTGGACTTTTAGTTCCTCCGGGTAATGAACTTGAGCTAAGAAAAGCAATTCAAAAGCTTCTCATTAATGAGGATCTTAGAGAATGGTTCGGAAGCAATGGTAGGAAGGCTGTAGAAGAGAGATATTCCTGGGATAAGGTTGCAAAACGGATTGAAAAAACTTATGAAGAAATTCTCTCAAAAATCTAG
- a CDS encoding lysylphosphatidylglycerol synthase transmembrane domain-containing protein yields the protein MNKKRLFALIALLISLAYLYKNIDISELKLALKTASHEYLLVAFMLSVLTVLLSSLRWYLFLREVQKTSFKKTFKAFISGYYLMTILPPSVGHIAKVKLVGGDYFKALSSLVIGLSTEFLVVLSFALIFVGFTKFGILGLVLILIALIYEKGVYKALDSLLKLWESFGFKGLICTIRSYLGRTYEGWSKAKENKVIFLLSFLLSVTIILLQVFGIIIVGKAFNLEISMKGALYGFLMSVLFASVSGIPAGFGANEFGLVLGIGVSTKATVTAFVYKFLFQYIYSIVGAVMFYEALGEGDKNENSSC from the coding sequence ATGAACAAAAAGAGATTGTTTGCTTTAATTGCTCTCTTAATATCCCTTGCCTATCTTTACAAAAATATTGATATTAGCGAGCTTAAATTAGCTCTAAAAACAGCCTCCCATGAGTATCTCCTTGTAGCTTTTATGCTCTCTGTTCTTACAGTACTCTTGTCATCTCTTAGATGGTATTTGTTTTTAAGAGAAGTGCAAAAAACAAGCTTCAAAAAAACTTTCAAAGCTTTTATTAGTGGATATTATTTGATGACAATTCTTCCTCCAAGCGTGGGGCATATAGCAAAGGTTAAGCTCGTTGGAGGAGATTACTTCAAAGCTTTATCATCGCTTGTAATTGGATTAAGTACGGAATTTTTGGTTGTTCTTTCTTTTGCTCTGATCTTTGTTGGATTTACAAAGTTTGGAATACTTGGGTTAGTTCTTATTTTAATTGCCCTTATATATGAGAAAGGTGTATACAAAGCTCTTGACTCTCTGCTGAAGCTTTGGGAGAGTTTTGGCTTTAAAGGGTTGATCTGCACCATTAGGAGCTATTTAGGGCGAACCTATGAAGGATGGAGCAAGGCAAAAGAGAATAAAGTTATTTTTCTATTATCTTTCTTGCTTTCCGTAACTATAATTCTCCTTCAAGTTTTTGGAATTATCATAGTTGGAAAAGCGTTCAATTTAGAAATTTCAATGAAAGGGGCTTTATATGGATTCTTAATGAGTGTACTATTTGCTTCCGTTAGCGGCATTCCTGCAGGGTTTGGAGCAAATGAGTTTGGACTTGTTCTTGGAATTGGTGTTTCAACAAAAGCCACAGTAACAGCCTTTGTTTATAAATTCCTTTTCCAGTATATATACTCGATAGTAGGAGCGGTAATGTTTTACGAAGCTTTAGGTGAAGGTGATAAAAATGAGAATAGCTCTTGTTAG
- a CDS encoding UbiA prenyltransferase family protein — MLRAVIKNTRILDGKSFIGMGLLGLVMNLRYNSDFKSAVIVVISLILYVAYAFAINNCFDVDTDLVNPRKRNKNPIASGELSFGIGILSSITIAILGILFAAFLGYKELLIYVSMILLATLYSAPPRLKAQPILDVISHGIFFGAMPFLYGAYFDGVLTKYEIAIGLALLFYSFSMELRNHLEDYESDLKANLRTTPIVIGKSLSEKLVMIFSGASIALLLVTLNIPLGVFGIMVAGIKVNYRTLDGIVVFLLALHALRTLLGA, encoded by the coding sequence ATGTTACGAGCTGTGATAAAAAACACCAGAATACTTGATGGTAAATCGTTTATAGGAATGGGACTGCTTGGCTTGGTAATGAATCTCAGATATAATTCTGATTTTAAAAGTGCTGTTATAGTCGTGATATCACTAATATTGTATGTTGCATATGCTTTTGCTATAAATAATTGCTTTGATGTAGATACTGATTTAGTGAACCCTAGGAAGAGAAATAAAAATCCAATAGCTAGTGGAGAGCTCAGCTTTGGGATAGGGATTTTGTCCTCGATTACAATTGCAATTTTAGGGATATTATTTGCGGCTTTCCTTGGGTATAAAGAGCTCTTAATCTACGTTTCAATGATACTCCTAGCTACTCTTTACTCAGCACCCCCGAGACTTAAGGCACAACCTATCCTAGATGTCATATCACATGGAATATTTTTTGGAGCAATGCCCTTCCTCTATGGTGCATACTTCGATGGAGTTTTAACGAAATACGAGATTGCAATAGGTTTGGCTCTCTTGTTTTATTCATTCTCGATGGAACTTAGGAATCATCTTGAAGATTATGAAAGTGACTTGAAAGCAAATTTAAGGACGACTCCAATTGTTATTGGCAAAAGTCTATCAGAAAAGCTCGTCATGATATTTTCAGGCGCTTCGATAGCTCTTCTCCTGGTGACTTTAAACATCCCCCTTGGTGTCTTTGGAATTATGGTGGCTGGAATCAAAGTTAATTACAGAACTCTTGATGGAATTGTTGTTTTCCTTTTAGCTCTGCATGCTTTAAGGACATTACTGGGGGCATAG
- a CDS encoding helix-turn-helix domain-containing protein encodes MEELLKALTNTLEKFELTSSEIRIYSLLLKEQLTPRQIAKKLDLSERIVREKLKHLLELGLVERELINRGWLGYLYKAKAPKEALNALLSKMEEFIKSFEKEANRML; translated from the coding sequence ATGGAAGAGTTGTTAAAAGCACTTACAAACACCCTTGAAAAATTTGAGCTTACAAGCTCGGAGATTAGAATATATTCCCTTCTCCTAAAAGAGCAATTAACCCCAAGGCAAATAGCAAAAAAACTCGATTTATCTGAGAGGATTGTCAGAGAGAAGCTTAAACACCTCCTCGAGCTTGGACTGGTTGAGAGGGAGCTAATAAATAGGGGATGGCTTGGCTACCTCTACAAAGCAAAAGCCCCAAAGGAGGCATTAAATGCCCTTTTGAGCAAAATGGAAGAATTTATAAAAAGCTTTGAAAAGGAAGCGAACAGAATGCTCTAA
- the speE gene encoding polyamine aminopropyltransferase gives MHFIEWYPRGYGVAFKIKEKLFETQSKYQRIEIYETEGFGKLLVLEGTVQLVEQGEESYHEPLVHPALLAHPNPRRVLIIGGGDGGTLREVLKHKTVEKAVMVEIDEMVVETSKIYLGIDRGAFEDPRAEVIIGDGMEYVKNTKEKLDVIIVDSTDPVGPAKQLFSEEFYRTAYNVLNDDGILITQAGSVYLFTNELLDAHKAMNSVFDKVYYFSFPVIGYASPWSFLVGVKGNIDFTKIDLKRAEGLELIYYDPERHETLFQMPKYVRDLLEGKLKL, from the coding sequence ATGCACTTCATAGAGTGGTATCCAAGAGGTTATGGTGTTGCGTTCAAGATTAAAGAGAAATTATTTGAAACTCAAAGCAAATATCAGAGGATTGAGATTTACGAGACGGAAGGTTTTGGAAAGCTTTTAGTTTTAGAAGGAACTGTCCAATTAGTGGAGCAAGGAGAAGAAAGCTATCATGAACCTTTAGTCCATCCTGCTTTGTTGGCTCATCCAAATCCAAGGAGAGTTCTCATAATTGGAGGCGGTGATGGAGGCACGCTTAGAGAAGTTTTAAAGCACAAAACCGTCGAAAAAGCTGTTATGGTCGAAATTGATGAGATGGTTGTTGAAACCTCAAAGATTTATCTTGGCATTGACAGAGGAGCATTTGAAGATCCGAGGGCAGAAGTCATAATTGGAGATGGCATGGAATACGTGAAAAACACTAAAGAGAAGCTTGACGTAATAATTGTTGACTCAACGGATCCCGTTGGGCCTGCAAAGCAACTTTTCAGTGAGGAGTTCTACAGAACTGCATATAATGTATTAAATGACGATGGGATTCTCATAACACAAGCTGGTAGTGTTTACTTGTTTACAAACGAGCTGTTGGATGCTCATAAAGCAATGAATAGCGTATTCGACAAAGTTTACTACTTCAGCTTCCCAGTGATTGGCTACGCTTCACCATGGAGCTTCCTGGTTGGAGTTAAAGGAAACATTGACTTTACAAAAATTGACCTAAAAAGAGCAGAGGGGCTTGAGCTTATCTATTATGACCCAGAAAGACATGAAACTCTGTTCCAGATGCCAAAATATGTTAGGGATCTGCTGGAAGGAAAGCTTAAGCTTTAG
- the speD gene encoding adenosylmethionine decarboxylase, with the protein MVQVTVDTPLGMHIVLDLYDCDPQILDDIEKIEEILTKAAEIANSTIIDKRFHKFSPQGVSGVVVVSESHIAIHTWPEHGYAAVDVYTCGDHTMPLKASEYIIKELKCKRPTIVKLDRGLLFKD; encoded by the coding sequence ATGGTTCAAGTAACTGTGGACACTCCACTTGGGATGCATATTGTCTTAGACTTATACGATTGCGATCCGCAGATTTTAGACGATATAGAAAAGATAGAGGAAATTCTAACTAAAGCGGCTGAAATAGCGAATTCTACAATTATTGACAAGAGATTTCATAAGTTCTCACCTCAAGGCGTTTCTGGTGTTGTTGTCGTTTCTGAAAGTCATATCGCAATTCACACATGGCCAGAGCATGGCTATGCAGCAGTTGATGTTTATACCTGTGGCGATCACACAATGCCGCTGAAGGCAAGTGAGTATATAATCAAGGAGCTCAAGTGCAAAAGACCAACAATTGTTAAGCTTGATAGGGGGTTGCTTTTTAAGGATTAA
- a CDS encoding pyruvoyl-dependent arginine decarboxylase, whose translation MSWITPKKAIMLAASAEGGTKLNAFDNALLKMGIGNVNLVKLSSVIPSHIEWIEKVPEVPIGMLLPTVYAHIESDEPDTTISAALGVGISEGNEGGLIYEYSGYCTKEEATEMVRRMVEEGFRVRGWKLKEFRVAAAEITVKNKPAAAVAAVVMFPY comes from the coding sequence ATGAGTTGGATAACCCCAAAAAAAGCAATTATGCTCGCTGCGAGCGCTGAAGGTGGAACTAAATTGAATGCCTTTGACAATGCACTGCTTAAGATGGGAATAGGAAATGTTAACCTTGTAAAGCTTAGCAGTGTTATTCCATCACATATAGAATGGATTGAGAAGGTTCCAGAAGTTCCAATTGGAATGCTCCTCCCAACAGTTTACGCACATATTGAAAGTGATGAGCCTGATACAACAATAAGTGCAGCTTTAGGCGTCGGAATAAGCGAGGGCAACGAAGGTGGATTGATTTACGAATACAGTGGCTACTGCACAAAAGAGGAAGCCACAGAAATGGTAAGGAGAATGGTTGAAGAAGGCTTTAGAGTTAGAGGATGGAAGCTCAAGGAATTCAGAGTCGCTGCCGCTGAGATAACTGTGAAGAATAAACCTGCTGCAGCTGTTGCTGCTGTGGTAATGTTCCCCTACTGA
- a CDS encoding cation:proton antiporter has translation MGIHVEVIGYVFIIIAVARILAEIFERLGYPGFLGEITAGLFLGVVLTDLPRDDMSLLAELGIFFLMIYAGLELTPEEIHLGGKKSLPIYIVTYITMLFLTLPFTNYEISMDNLIVASILAVASAPIVIRFTRFFGQEFLHVALSYAVISEVGSLVILYLLINFELHHLSYMELFLELVKDIVFLGTVLGLNYFIGIQHKVWIMRTLRRLKSDEAVFGLVMILATSLALISEQIGLHFSIGAFLVGLILHSDLVGTKQYERVYTIISGVTYGIFAPIFFAWRGINFETEFSLEVVYFFVIIYLVRVLLTTILLWENDLKTSLARGAGVASFGVLGLLVGEIGYTYGVLSQHMYALASLTSIMGIFVSATIGRVISHINNKET, from the coding sequence ATGGGGATTCACGTGGAAGTTATAGGCTACGTTTTTATCATCATTGCAGTGGCGAGAATTTTGGCAGAAATATTTGAAAGACTAGGATATCCTGGATTTCTTGGAGAAATCACTGCTGGCCTTTTCCTTGGTGTGGTTTTAACAGACCTCCCAAGAGATGATATGAGTCTATTAGCTGAGCTTGGGATATTTTTCTTAATGATCTATGCCGGTCTTGAGTTAACACCGGAAGAAATTCACCTCGGAGGCAAGAAAAGCCTACCAATATATATCGTCACATATATAACAATGCTCTTTCTAACACTTCCCTTCACGAACTACGAAATCTCAATGGATAATCTGATAGTGGCATCGATTCTAGCTGTCGCTTCAGCCCCGATTGTTATCCGATTCACCAGATTTTTTGGTCAGGAATTTCTTCATGTTGCTCTTTCATATGCTGTTATTAGTGAAGTGGGAAGTTTAGTGATCCTCTATTTGCTAATAAATTTTGAGCTTCATCATCTAAGCTATATGGAACTCTTTTTGGAGCTTGTTAAAGACATTGTATTTTTGGGTACAGTGCTTGGATTAAATTACTTCATCGGTATTCAGCACAAAGTGTGGATTATGAGAACGTTGAGAAGATTAAAGAGCGATGAAGCGGTATTTGGATTAGTAATGATCCTTGCAACGTCCTTGGCTTTAATAAGTGAGCAGATTGGTCTTCACTTTAGCATTGGAGCGTTTTTAGTAGGGCTGATACTTCACAGCGACTTGGTAGGTACAAAGCAATATGAAAGAGTGTATACTATAATCTCCGGTGTTACTTATGGAATTTTTGCTCCAATTTTCTTTGCTTGGAGAGGAATAAATTTTGAGACTGAATTTTCTTTGGAAGTTGTTTATTTCTTTGTTATAATTTATTTAGTTAGGGTTCTCTTAACAACAATTCTTCTTTGGGAAAATGATCTAAAAACCTCTTTGGCTAGAGGGGCGGGAGTGGCAAGTTTTGGAGTCCTAGGACTTTTGGTTGGTGAAATCGGATATACTTATGGGGTTTTAAGCCAGCATATGTATGCACTAGCCTCTCTCACAAGCATCATGGGAATCTTTGTTTCAGCAACGATTGGTAGGGTTATATCACACATCAATAACAAAGAAACATAA
- a CDS encoding ACT domain-containing protein has protein sequence MRHYEIVRIKENGKIEIPLEFAYEIGLVKDSYFLIEIDTDLKEIHIERVALPGKKLVEIELVVEDKPGVLAKISGTLGRNKANILFSEAEELEGLGLAAIVAVVDVSGMKIDLEELKRELSEIEEVKEITLKVLE, from the coding sequence ATGAGGCACTATGAAATTGTAAGGATAAAGGAAAATGGAAAAATTGAAATTCCTCTCGAATTTGCATATGAGATAGGATTGGTCAAGGATTCCTATTTCTTAATTGAAATTGACACCGACTTGAAGGAGATACACATAGAAAGAGTCGCTCTACCGGGCAAAAAACTTGTTGAAATTGAACTAGTAGTTGAAGACAAGCCTGGTGTCCTTGCAAAAATTAGTGGAACATTAGGGCGAAATAAAGCGAATATCTTATTCAGTGAAGCTGAAGAACTCGAAGGCCTTGGACTTGCTGCAATTGTAGCTGTTGTTGATGTAAGTGGAATGAAAATTGACCTTGAAGAACTAAAAAGGGAATTGAGTGAAATAGAAGAGGTCAAAGAGATTACTTTAAAAGTTTTGGAGTAA
- a CDS encoding proton-conducting transporter transmembrane domain-containing protein, with product MIPTLVALPLFAAFFVSLLETLRVKEKNIRVVFLAGIFSPWAIFIHTATKIPLSEIVGNHVKEAGIQVSLDIYNFYFILAELILFSIVAVYSVGYFKQRAKNGKIYALLLLMHAGLLGAFISRDLFNYYIYMEVASVSSFALVALSDEKGAKKAAYKYLAFSLVASYLFIFAIGIIYLKTGYLNVELIRSKITVSREINVALAVAFSALILKSGIFPLHFWLPDAHSKAPNPISALLSGIVVKAPIYGMLLLYLALPIRKSLLNILTLIAFSSMLIGVIFAILQKNAKRLLAYHTVSQMGYVLLGISTLNPIGTIYYAFAHTLFKGGLFLSVGTLINSQKTKDLERLTYRHDKILMISIIMLSLAIGGISPFVGAFGKKLLLSNLSGVQLYLFYIAGIGTLVSFTKLNYYLMKPEESIKSNLTQRMLSFTIAVLTLAFGVYFGLTMSYKDLLIILAAILTFWLLQRVGFFSMAPKKHFGESMKEAGKEVNIYMIVFSLFLLILLLQNF from the coding sequence GTGATTCCTACTTTAGTTGCTCTTCCCCTATTTGCTGCATTTTTTGTTTCACTTCTTGAAACTTTAAGGGTTAAAGAAAAAAATATCAGGGTGGTGTTTCTAGCTGGAATTTTCTCACCATGGGCAATTTTCATTCATACTGCTACAAAGATACCCCTGAGTGAGATTGTTGGGAATCATGTAAAAGAAGCTGGGATACAGGTTTCTCTCGACATTTACAATTTCTACTTCATATTGGCTGAGTTAATTCTCTTCTCTATTGTTGCTGTTTATTCAGTGGGCTACTTTAAACAACGCGCAAAAAATGGGAAGATTTATGCACTTTTACTTTTAATGCATGCTGGACTATTGGGAGCTTTTATCAGCAGAGATTTGTTCAACTACTATATTTACATGGAAGTTGCCTCGGTATCCTCTTTTGCCTTAGTAGCCCTATCAGATGAAAAAGGAGCGAAAAAAGCTGCATATAAATACTTGGCATTTTCCCTTGTAGCATCTTATCTTTTCATCTTTGCAATTGGCATAATTTATTTAAAAACAGGTTATCTAAATGTTGAACTGATAAGGAGTAAGATTACTGTGTCAAGAGAAATTAATGTTGCTTTGGCAGTTGCTTTCTCTGCTTTAATTTTGAAGTCTGGAATTTTTCCACTTCACTTCTGGCTGCCAGATGCTCACTCAAAGGCCCCAAATCCGATAAGTGCTTTGCTATCTGGAATTGTTGTTAAAGCTCCGATCTATGGGATGCTACTTTTATATCTTGCTCTGCCAATTAGAAAATCGCTCTTAAACATACTCACACTTATAGCGTTCTCATCAATGCTGATTGGAGTTATTTTTGCCATTCTCCAGAAGAATGCAAAGCGCCTATTAGCATATCATACAGTTTCTCAAATGGGCTATGTGCTTTTGGGAATTTCAACATTAAATCCCATTGGAACAATCTATTATGCTTTTGCCCACACTCTCTTTAAAGGCGGACTCTTTTTAAGTGTTGGGACATTGATAAACTCCCAAAAAACAAAAGACTTAGAAAGGCTCACATATAGACACGATAAAATTTTAATGATAAGTATAATAATGCTCAGCTTGGCAATTGGGGGGATATCCCCCTTTGTAGGGGCTTTTGGAAAGAAGCTTCTTTTGTCTAATCTCAGTGGAGTTCAGTTGTATCTGTTCTACATAGCTGGAATTGGAACGCTTGTATCATTTACCAAGCTAAATTATTATCTAATGAAGCCAGAAGAGTCGATTAAAAGTAATTTAACACAGCGGATGCTTTCATTTACTATTGCAGTATTAACCTTAGCTTTTGGAGTGTATTTTGGTTTGACAATGTCCTACAAAGATTTATTGATAATTTTGGCTGCAATTTTGACTTTTTGGCTACTGCAGAGAGTTGGATTTTTCAGTATGGCTCCAAAGAAACATTTTGGAGAAAGCATGAAAGAAGCAGGAAAAGAAGTAAATATATACATGATTGTCTTTTCACTGTTTTTGTTGATTTTGTTACTCCAAAACTTTTAA
- a CDS encoding cation:proton antiporter subunit C, whose amino-acid sequence MINAETAGIVIMLIGLYGLITKKNLIKQVLAINVISTGLVLFFVGTGYIKGAEVPILPQQAVVDPLPATLMLTTLVVDVAITSLALALILRMRREEM is encoded by the coding sequence GTGATTAATGCTGAAACAGCTGGAATAGTTATCATGCTGATTGGACTTTATGGTTTAATAACAAAGAAGAATTTAATCAAGCAAGTTCTAGCTATTAATGTAATCTCAACTGGACTAGTTTTATTTTTTGTAGGGACTGGATACATCAAGGGAGCAGAAGTGCCAATTCTGCCTCAACAAGCAGTTGTTGACCCTTTACCTGCAACTTTGATGCTAACAACTCTAGTTGTTGATGTTGCAATTACTTCTCTAGCCTTAGCGTTGATTTTGAGAATGAGGAGGGAGGAGATGTGA